In Bacillota bacterium, a single window of DNA contains:
- a CDS encoding ABC transporter permease — protein sequence MGFWRYAASRALSMIPVLLGVSLATFALMHAVPGDPVRVFLGEASTAGPEAVEALRAQWGLDRPVYVQYLYYLWNALHGDLGRSIHTGRPVLQDLVARFPASVELALAGFAIALLAGIPLGALAGARPNSWMDHASRVGSLTFLSMPGFWFGLIVIYVGFYLLGLLPEPSGRLGLLEAPPPRVTGLFTVDSLLHGDFATFRAALSHLLAPAAVLSLPTFGLVVRMLRASVVEVLRSDYVRTARAKGVAPRRVLFKHVLKNALSPTVTVLGVQLGSLLGGNVLVETVFAWPGMGLYFVNSIQLLDYAPVTGATLVFASLLVLVNFLVDVSYAWLDPTVRYS from the coding sequence ATGGGGTTTTGGCGCTACGCGGCGAGCCGGGCGCTTTCGATGATACCCGTACTCCTTGGCGTGTCGCTGGCCACCTTCGCCCTCATGCACGCGGTGCCGGGCGACCCCGTGCGCGTCTTCCTGGGAGAGGCCTCGACGGCCGGCCCGGAGGCCGTTGAGGCCCTCCGGGCGCAGTGGGGGCTCGACCGCCCGGTGTACGTGCAGTACCTGTACTATCTCTGGAACGCGCTGCACGGTGACCTCGGGCGCTCCATCCATACCGGCCGCCCGGTCCTCCAGGACCTCGTGGCACGCTTCCCGGCCAGCGTCGAACTCGCGCTGGCCGGCTTTGCCATCGCGCTGCTTGCCGGTATCCCGCTCGGGGCCCTGGCAGGAGCGCGGCCCAACTCGTGGATGGATCACGCAAGCCGGGTCGGCTCCCTGACGTTTTTGTCGATGCCCGGCTTCTGGTTCGGGCTCATCGTCATCTACGTCGGGTTTTACCTGCTCGGCTTGCTGCCTGAGCCTTCGGGGCGGCTTGGGCTGCTCGAGGCGCCCCCTCCCCGTGTCACCGGCCTGTTCACCGTCGACAGCCTGCTCCACGGCGACTTCGCGACCTTTCGGGCTGCTCTGAGCCACCTGCTGGCGCCCGCCGCGGTGCTGTCGCTGCCCACGTTCGGGCTCGTCGTGCGTATGCTTCGAGCGAGCGTCGTGGAGGTTTTGCGGTCGGATTACGTGCGCACCGCCCGGGCGAAGGGAGTTGCGCCCCGGCGGGTGCTGTTCAAGCACGTGCTGAAGAACGCCCTGAGCCCGACCGTCACGGTGCTGGGCGTGCAACTGGGCTCCCTGCTGGGTGGCAACGTGCTGGTCGAAACGGTCTTCGCCTGGCCCGGGATGGGCCTGTACTTCGTCAACTCCATCCAGCTGCTGGACTATGCGCCGGTGACGGGCGCGACCCTTGTCTTCGCTTCCTTGCTGGTGCTTGTCAACTTCCTCGTGGATGTGAGCTACGCGTGGCTCGATCCGACGGTTCGGTACAGTTGA